The sequence CACGCACGGCCAGAGACCAATCGCTCGCTTTAGAATATAACGCGGGGATCGGAAAAACCACCTGGTTCAAGAACGAGCTGACGCCACTATTGCTCGCGGCTTTTGGCCAGGTTTGCTACTTCAATCTCGAAGAGATAATTCCGATAAATGAAATTATGGGTGGAAAGCTACCAGCCAAGGATGCCCGGGACTGCTTCGACCAGGTCCGCTCGCTATTAGTAGCCGCCGGAGAAACGGCTCAGGTTATCGCCCTTGACGAATGCCACTGGCTTTTCCCAGCTATCGCCAATAACACGGAAAAAGCCGGCAACCTAGAAATCTTCAGGTTTGGCCCATCGTATTCGCCGAAACAATCGGCCGTTTGGGAAACGATCGACGCGCTGCTAGCCCGGGATAAAAAGCTGGTTTTTATCAGTTGGCTCCATCCCAGAGACCTGTCCCTGGCGTCTACCGGCCGCGACCCCAACTTTGCGACAATCTTTTCCGCCCCACTATTTGAATTCGAAAAATGGGAAGACGACGACGGCTAAACGTTGACGTCGTTTTCGTCCTTTAATTCGTCGCCATTTTTAACCAGCGAGTCCAACATCACCAGATTATCCGCGTATTTGGGAGTAAATTCTCCGCGCCAAACGATAACCGCACGACGAATTTCCGGCGGCAAAGAGCTGCTGGCTAAGGAGAATGGCTGTCCATAATCCGTTCGAGCAATGTTGGGCACAAAAGGGAGCAGCATCCGACTAAACTGCGCCGCCGCTACCGCTGGCAATTCACTAGGCATAGTTTCGACCGCATTAATCGGAATCCCATATTCTTCTGAGATCCCCATCACAATCCCACCTGTTTTTGGATTATAAATATAAAAAGGATCTTCCGGTTTGGTTCCCTTGAGAGTACATTCCATCGGCCCCTTTTTCGTATCAGTATTATAAACGTCACAACCAACATCGCCAATCGCAATTAAGCGATTTTGGGGATTACTCAAAGCCGAAGCAAGCAGGTCTCTTGAAACCAATGTCGGTTGGCCGGGCATCCATTTCGCGTTATTCATGAGAATCGTTAATAAATGGAGGTATTTCCCCATTGTTGATTCGTACGCTTCTGGGTCTTTTGTTAAATCCTGATCCGATCCGGGAGAGCCATCTTTCCTTTGATATCTGCCATTAAAACCTGCCCGGTCAAACTCAACGGTGTATACTTCATTTTTGGAAAGTGACGACAAAATACCTGGACTAAGCAAATCGCCAGGTGACAATCTTTTCGCGCCCAGCGCATTAAATATTTCCAGCGCCCCTTGATTACAACGACCGGTGCCGCCAGTAAAACCAACAATCATCGGCGCGATAGCAACCGGCAGCCCGTCCTGTTCAATCGAATTGCCAATTTGTTCCATCTGCGCCTTTATCTGGTCAATCGCGTCTTCGCCTTTATAATCGAAGGCTCGCTTGACCGAAGAAAAAGGATTGTCGATCCCCATCACTTCCTGAAGTCTTCGCCCTAGCATATGCAGAGTATCGGTCATGCCAACGATCCCGGCAAATCGGCCGAAAGCAACCAAACGCTCGCCTTTATCATTTTCAATATATTCATAATCTATATAAGTCGCTCTCGCGTTTAAGATCTGCCGTAACATGAACATATTTTCCGGCTGGCCTTTGGTAACGTGACCAAACAAGACATAGACCCCGTTCGGCTTAAAAACATCGGCCGGGGTTTGTTTCACCCCGAATAATAGTTGCTCTTCGGAATGCAGCTCGGTCACAATGCTTGCACCTGCCTCTCGATATGCTTGCGCCGGATAAATTCTCAAAGGGGACCGTTGGATCTCAACGCTTAACTGATGGTTTCTAGTCAATTCAGCAACTGCCGGCGGCGTTAGAGCCGTCCTTCTTTCATAATAATGCATAACCTCGCGCGGAACCTGAACTATTCTCGCCTTTGGACCTGTTACTATACCAGCCATATCATTATCCTCCTTAAAATATTTACTTCCGCTTCATCGTCGGGAACAAGACAACGTCCCTGATCGATGGTGAGTCGGTCAAAACCATCGCCAGCCGGTCGATACCGATCCCTAAACCGCCAGTCGGCGGCATCCCGATCTCGA comes from Candidatus Margulisiibacteriota bacterium and encodes:
- a CDS encoding ATP-binding protein; the encoded protein is MRVAVSDFVAKRRELTPAALARTAVERLQSHGAIYVTGEMYSRTARDQSLALEYNAGIGKTTWFKNELTPLLLAAFGQVCYFNLEEIIPINEIMGGKLPAKDARDCFDQVRSLLVAAGETAQVIALDECHWLFPAIANNTEKAGNLEIFRFGPSYSPKQSAVWETIDALLARDKKLVFISWLHPRDLSLASTGRDPNFATIFSAPLFEFEKWEDDDG